A window of the Phycisphaerae bacterium genome harbors these coding sequences:
- a CDS encoding O-antigen ligase family protein encodes MPRAHAQTTAAGLRFLSLVVLVLVVSLRPMIAESYDTARSPFGSAISQIADPTPVRTLVLDVSILLAACASLVAHRMERSRRPRWPGLEWGLALCAFAALISCVFAGQKRLAINGAIDWLCLPILALTLADLLRRDGQRRLLLAAILGAAATQVATGVEQYRGFEDTWAQYQQHKAEFWAAQGIQPGDGRIELFERRANSREIQASFPHSNVAASYFLLCVFAAAGAALDRWRVAVASRAAPQLLLALGSTALAAALVGTLAFTGSLGAMLAGVAGLALWIVVIALRSWIARHRRLALRIGWGVALAAAVAFISWGLIRQSFPSMSLTFRWQYWTAAARMIADHPLTGVGRENFGRHYLQYKSIASPEEVSNPHNFLVQFAADWGLLGLAGAIVLLVAGVNAVTRPRANPPPSPEANDADPRDVRTSAGGISKDTPLTALDSPRRAVIWMCLLIASITLLRLPLLGSENFAFLYYNSVLAALSFAIGFIMVAMPRTAAPAIAPPSTRIANDGVAPRVIQFDLAIAVGLFAFLVSDLINFSLFVPGSATTFFAFLGLALSTRRTNASSEQQALACANTRPPKPGTVSSAMAYLRRTSPLPYVTGALAFAAIFLGLIPVACSAHALAEARRLTAEPYSGEPLYHPAYPAFQRAADLDPFDSTALRECSLWLFSLAESIPPENDAARQYALQALRMARVTRDPYDLSSRRRLARIDMALGNRTGDEKDYRAAVAAAEAALRLYPESPESLILLADIERGAADGMNAADLRARAVEHYRAALDMDRSRPPWAEFNRLPQREVERVEKAIAEMTMPARGE; translated from the coding sequence ATGCCACGTGCCCACGCTCAGACAACCGCCGCTGGCTTGCGATTCCTTTCGCTGGTCGTGCTCGTGCTCGTCGTATCCCTTCGCCCGATGATCGCCGAGTCGTACGACACGGCGCGGAGCCCATTCGGGTCAGCAATCTCACAGATTGCCGACCCGACGCCCGTGCGGACGCTCGTTCTCGACGTGAGCATTCTTCTTGCCGCCTGCGCCTCCCTCGTTGCCCACCGAATGGAACGCAGCAGACGTCCTCGCTGGCCCGGCCTCGAGTGGGGCCTCGCGCTCTGCGCGTTCGCGGCGCTGATCTCGTGCGTATTCGCCGGCCAGAAGCGCCTCGCCATCAATGGGGCGATCGACTGGCTCTGCCTGCCGATTCTCGCCCTGACCCTGGCGGACCTCCTGCGCCGCGACGGCCAGCGTCGCCTGCTCCTCGCCGCGATCCTCGGTGCAGCCGCGACGCAGGTCGCCACCGGCGTCGAGCAATACCGCGGTTTCGAGGACACCTGGGCCCAATACCAGCAGCACAAGGCCGAGTTCTGGGCGGCTCAGGGAATCCAGCCCGGCGACGGGCGTATCGAGCTCTTCGAACGCCGGGCAAACTCCCGCGAGATTCAGGCGAGCTTCCCCCACAGCAACGTCGCCGCGTCGTACTTCCTGCTCTGCGTCTTTGCCGCGGCCGGTGCAGCACTGGACCGCTGGCGCGTGGCCGTCGCATCTCGCGCCGCGCCGCAGTTGCTGCTCGCCTTGGGCTCCACGGCGCTTGCCGCGGCACTGGTTGGCACACTCGCCTTTACGGGAAGCCTCGGCGCCATGCTCGCAGGTGTCGCGGGGCTGGCACTATGGATCGTCGTTATCGCGCTCCGATCATGGATCGCGCGTCACCGGCGACTCGCCCTGCGCATCGGCTGGGGCGTCGCGCTCGCGGCCGCGGTCGCGTTCATCTCCTGGGGGCTGATCCGCCAATCCTTCCCCAGCATGTCACTGACTTTTCGCTGGCAATACTGGACCGCCGCCGCCAGGATGATCGCCGACCATCCGTTGACCGGCGTGGGGCGGGAGAACTTCGGCCGGCACTACCTCCAGTACAAGTCCATCGCCAGTCCGGAAGAAGTGAGCAATCCACACAATTTCCTGGTGCAGTTCGCCGCGGACTGGGGCCTTCTGGGCCTGGCCGGCGCGATCGTCCTTCTCGTCGCCGGCGTCAACGCCGTGACCCGACCACGAGCCAATCCGCCCCCGTCACCGGAAGCAAATGACGCCGACCCCAGGGATGTCCGAACCTCCGCAGGGGGGATCAGCAAGGATACTCCGCTCACCGCGCTCGATTCTCCCCGCCGAGCCGTCATCTGGATGTGCCTCCTGATTGCCTCGATCACGCTGCTCCGCCTTCCGTTGCTTGGCTCCGAAAATTTCGCGTTTCTCTACTACAACTCCGTACTGGCGGCCCTGTCCTTCGCCATCGGATTCATCATGGTCGCGATGCCGAGAACGGCAGCCCCTGCGATCGCGCCGCCCTCAACCCGCATCGCGAACGACGGCGTCGCCCCGCGCGTCATTCAATTCGATCTCGCCATCGCCGTCGGGCTGTTCGCCTTTCTCGTGAGCGACCTGATCAACTTCTCCTTGTTCGTGCCCGGTTCCGCAACGACGTTCTTCGCCTTCCTCGGATTGGCGCTGTCCACACGTCGCACGAACGCCTCTTCTGAGCAGCAGGCTTTAGCCTGCGCGAACACTAGGCCGCCAAAACCTGGCACAGTGAGCTCCGCGATGGCCTACCTTCGTCGAACCTCGCCGCTGCCCTACGTAACCGGCGCCCTCGCGTTTGCCGCGATCTTTCTCGGTCTCATCCCCGTCGCATGCTCAGCGCACGCCTTGGCCGAGGCGCGACGACTGACGGCCGAACCCTATTCCGGCGAGCCCCTCTATCATCCCGCCTATCCCGCGTTCCAACGTGCCGCCGACCTCGATCCCTTCGACTCCACGGCGTTGCGGGAATGTTCGCTCTGGCTCTTCTCCCTCGCGGAATCGATCCCGCCGGAGAATGACGCCGCCCGCCAATATGCCCTTCAGGCGCTACGAATGGCCCGCGTCACGCGCGATCCGTACGATCTGTCCTCCCGTCGTCGCCTGGCCCGCATCGACATGGCCCTGGGCAATCGCACCGGCGACGAGAAGGACTACCGCGCCGCCGTCGCCGCTGCGGAAGCCGCCCTGCGCCTCTACCCCGAAAGTCCCGAATCCCTGATCCTCCTGGCCGACATCGAGCGCGGGGCCGCGGATGGCATGAACGCGGCGGATCTTCGTGCCCGCGCCGTCGAGCACTACCGCGCCGCCCTGGACATGGACCGCTCCCGCCCGCCGTGGGCGGAGTTCAACCGCCTCCCGCAGCGCGAGGTCGAACGAGTCGAGAAGGCCATTGCGGAAATGACAATGCCGGCCCGAGGCGAGTAG
- a CDS encoding amidohydrolase family protein, which yields MIRTLTSLAALATAALGAVASAQHTEPHLTLFTNVHVFDGLNEARIENANVLIEGNLIKTVSTKPITADGATVIDGGGRTLMPGLIDAHWHTMFCFWPISKIMNANFGYLSIAAAESSRETLLRGFTTVRDVGGNVFGVKNAIEAGLAKGPRIYPSGPYIGQTSGHGDFRGFNDVPENPGTPLDYTQRIGHTLIADGVPEVIKRTREALRMGASQIKAHAGGGVSSLYDPLDVTEYTFEEAKAICDVAKTWNTYVAIHANTDAAIQMWIEAGALSVEHGFFIEEDTAKLMAEKGVWWSMQPMDAHGEDAFKFESPISTAKYERCVSGLDEAIGLAKRYKVKTAFGTDLLFDGALTAKQGKFLAKLQKWYTPHEALKMATHDNAQLLKLCGPRDPYPGELGVIKEGALADLILVDGNPLEDLDLVADAGTNFVIIMKDGKIYKYTLP from the coding sequence ATGATTCGCACACTGACATCGCTCGCAGCACTCGCCACAGCCGCCTTGGGTGCAGTGGCGTCGGCACAGCACACTGAACCGCACCTGACGCTCTTCACCAACGTCCATGTCTTCGACGGCTTGAACGAGGCCCGGATTGAGAACGCGAACGTCCTGATCGAGGGCAACCTTATCAAGACCGTTTCGACCAAGCCAATCACCGCGGACGGTGCGACAGTCATCGATGGCGGCGGACGGACGCTGATGCCCGGCTTGATCGACGCCCACTGGCACACGATGTTCTGCTTCTGGCCAATCAGCAAAATCATGAACGCTAACTTCGGATACCTCAGCATCGCGGCCGCCGAATCGTCGCGCGAGACGTTGTTGCGCGGCTTCACCACCGTGCGCGATGTTGGCGGCAATGTGTTTGGGGTCAAGAACGCTATTGAGGCGGGCCTAGCCAAAGGCCCGCGGATCTACCCCTCTGGGCCGTACATCGGCCAGACCTCCGGGCACGGCGACTTCCGCGGCTTCAACGATGTGCCGGAGAATCCGGGGACTCCGCTCGACTATACGCAGAGAATCGGACACACCTTGATCGCCGACGGGGTGCCGGAGGTGATCAAGCGCACCCGCGAGGCCTTGCGCATGGGTGCCAGCCAGATCAAGGCCCATGCCGGGGGCGGCGTGAGCTCCCTGTACGACCCGCTCGATGTCACGGAGTACACCTTCGAAGAGGCGAAGGCGATATGTGACGTCGCCAAGACCTGGAATACCTATGTGGCCATCCATGCCAACACGGATGCGGCTATCCAGATGTGGATCGAAGCCGGCGCACTTTCCGTCGAACACGGCTTCTTCATCGAGGAGGACACGGCCAAACTGATGGCGGAAAAGGGTGTGTGGTGGAGCATGCAGCCGATGGACGCCCATGGCGAGGACGCCTTCAAGTTCGAGAGCCCCATCAGCACGGCCAAGTATGAGCGGTGTGTTTCCGGCTTGGACGAGGCCATCGGGCTCGCCAAGAGGTACAAGGTCAAAACTGCCTTCGGCACCGATCTGCTGTTTGATGGAGCCCTCACCGCGAAGCAGGGCAAGTTCCTGGCGAAGCTGCAGAAGTGGTACACGCCCCACGAGGCGCTGAAGATGGCGACGCACGACAACGCGCAGCTCCTCAAACTGTGCGGTCCGCGCGATCCATACCCCGGCGAACTGGGTGTCATCAAGGAAGGCGCGCTGGCAGACCTCATTCTGGTCGACGGCAACCCGTTGGAAGACCTCGACCTTGTGGCCGATGCCGGCACGAATTTCGTCATCATCATGAAGGACGGCAAAATCTACAAGTACACGCTGCCCTAG